From the Streptomyces nodosus genome, the window GATGGTGGCGAGGAGGCTGTGCACATCCGACTCGGTGAGCCCGATGCCCGAGTCCTCCACGCGCAGGGCCCCGCCGTCCGCGTACAGCCGGACCCTGGCCGGTGCGTCGGACTGGAGGGCGCGGCGGGCGGTGATCGCGTCCACCGCGTTCTGGAGGAGCTCGCGCAGATAGACCTTGGGGCTCGAATAGAGGTGGTGGGAGAGCAGATCGACCAGGCCGCGCAGATCGACCTGGAACGTATGAGGTGGCTGAGGTGACTGGGACGGCTGAGGCGACTGGGACGCCTGGGATGACTGGGAGCTCTGGGAATCCATCGTCACGGCGCCGCGGGTGGGGGACGATCGTCGGCGCGGGGTCGGGCGGCTCCGGTGGGGCGGTGACCGCGAACGGGCCGGGCGCCGGTCATCCTAGGGCCCGAGCCACCCCGCTGACCAGCGGATTTGGGAGACGTATACGGGATTGTCGGCGCCGTGGTGTGCAATGGATCTCGTGCACGCTCTGGAAGAACCGCTGAAGAACACGCTCGGCCCCGCCACCGCCAAGGTGATGGCCGAGCACCTCGGTCTGCACACCGTCGGAGACCTGCTCCACCACTACCCGCGCAGATACGAGGAGCGCGGCCAGCTCACCCACCTCGCCGACCTCCCCCTGGACGAGCATGCGACGGTGGTCGCCCAGGTCGCCGACGCGCGCCTGCACACCTTCGCCTCGTCCAAGGCGCCGCGGGGCAAGGGCCAGCGTCTCGAAGTCACCATCACCGACGGCAGCGGCCGGCTCCAACTGGTCTTCTTCGGCAACGGGGTGCACAAGCCCCACAAGGAACTGCTGCCCGGCACCCGCGCCTTGTTCGCCGGCAAGGTCTCCGTCTTCAACCGCAGGCTCCAACTGGCCCATCCCGCCTACGAACTGCTGCGCGGCGAGGACGACGCCCAGGCGGTGGACAGCTGGGCGGGCGCCCTGATCCCCCTCTACCCGGCCACCGCCAAGCTGGAGTCCTGGAAGATCGCCAAGGCGGTGCAGACGGTGCTGCCGAGCGTCCAGGAGGCGATCGACCCGCTGCCGGACTCCCTGCGCGACGGCAGGGGCCTGGTCTCCCTGCCCGAGGCGCTTCTCAAGATCCACCGCCCGCACACCAAGGCGGACATCGCCGACGCCCGCTCCCGCCTCAAATGGGACGAGGCCTTCGTGCTCCAGGTCGCCCTGGCGCGCCGCCGCCACGCCGACGCCCAGCTCCCCGCGGTGGCCCGGGTCCCCGGCACGGACGGACTGCTGACGGCCTTCGACGCGAGACTCCCCTTCACCCTCACCGAGGGGCAGCGGAAGGTCTCCGGGGAGATCTTCGACGACCTGGCGACCGAACACCCGATGCACCGGCTGCTCCAGGGCGAGGTCGGCAGCGGCAAGACCATGGTGGCGCTGCGCGCCATGCTCGCCGTCGTGGACGCGGGCGGACAGGCCGCCATGCTCGCGCCCACCGAGGTGCTCGCCCAGCAGCACCACCGGTCGATCGTGGAGATGATGGGGGAGCTCGCCGAGGGAGGCATGCTGGGCGGCTCCGAGCGGGCCACCAAGGTGGTGCTGCTCACCGGGTCCATGGGCGCGGCCGCGCGGCGGCAGGCGCTGCTCGACCTGGTCACCGGCGAGGCCGGGATCGTGATCGGCACCCATGCGCTGATCGAGGACAAGGTGCGCTTCCACGACCTCGGTCTGGTGGTCGTGGACGAACAGCACCGCTTCGGCGTCGAGCAGCGGGACGCCCTGCGCGGCAAGGGGAAGCAGCCGCCCCATCTGCTGGTCATGACCGCCACCCCGATCCCCCGTACGGTCGCCATGACCGTCTTCGGCGATCTGGAGACCTCCGTCCTGGACCAGCTCCCGGCCGGGCGTTCGCCGATCGCCAGCCATGTGGTGCCGGCCGCCGACAAGCCGCACTTCCTGGCGCGCGCCTGGGAGCGGGTGCGCGAGGAGGTCGTGGGCGGCCATCAGGCGTATGTCGTCTGCCCCCGGATCGGGGACGACCTCGACGAGGCCGCCGCGAAGAAGGCGAAGAAGACACCCGAGGACGAGGCGGAGAAGCGGCCCCCGCTCGCCGTCCTCGACGTCGCCGGACATTTTGCCGAGGGGCCGCTGAAGGGGCTGCGGGTGGAGGTGCTGCACGGGCGGATGCAGCCGGACGACAAGGACGCGGTGATGCGCCGGTTCGCCGCCGGTGAGACCGATGTCCTGGTCGCGACCACGGTCATCGAGGTCGGCGTCAACGTGCCGAACGCCACCGCGATGGTGATCATGGACGCGGACCGCTTCGGGGTGTCCCAACTCCACCAGCTGCGCGGCCGGGTGGGCCGTGGCTCGGCGCCCGGCCTGTGTCTGCTGGTCACCGAGATGCCGGAGGCGAGCGCGGCCCGCGCACGGCTGAACTCCGTGGCGGCCACCCTCGACGGCTTCGAGCTCTCCCGGATCGACCTCGAACAGCGCCGTGAGGGCGATGTCCTCGGCCAGGCCCAGTCCGGCGCCCGCTCCTCGCTGCGCATGCTCGCGGTCATCGACGACGAGGAGATCATCGCCGAGGCCAGGGAGGAGGCTGCCGCGGTGGTCGCCGCCGACCCGGAGCTTCAGCGCCTCCCCGGCCTGCGCACCGCCCTGGAGGCCCTGCTGGACGAGGAGCGGGAGCAGTACCTGGACAAGGGGTGAGCCGGCACCGGCCCTTCACGGGGAGCGGGGCCGGCTCCGGGGAGAGAGAAGGGGCATCGGGCGTCCTTCGCGCGGGGACGCGCCGCGCGCCGGGGTTCCCCCGGCTGAGAGACTTGAGGGCATCCGGCCCATGACCCCGGGCACCGACCGCACACCGACAAGGACCGAAGAGATGACCCGCGTGATCGCCGGGCGGGCCGGCGGACGCCGTCTGGCCGTGCCGCCGGGCAACGGCACCCGTCCCACCTCCGACCGTGCGCGCGAGGGCCTCTTCTCCACCTGGCAGTCCCTCCTGGGCGGACCGCTGGAGGGCGAGCACGTCCTGGACCTGTACGCCGGTTCCGGCGCCGTCGGTCTGGAGGCGCTGTCCCGCGGCGCCGGCCACACCCTGCTCGTCGAGGCCGACGCCCGGGCCGTGCGCACCGTCCGGGAGAACGTCAGGGCGCTCGGGCTCCCGGGCGCCGAGGTCAGGGCGGGCAAAGCGGAACAGATCATTCACACCGCCCCGCCGGCCCGGCCGTACGACCTGGTCTTCCTGGACCCGCCCTACGCGGTGTCCGACGGCGATCTTCGCGAGATTCTGCTCACACTCCGCTCGGGAGGCTGGCTCGCGGACGATGCGCTCGTCACCGTGGAGCGCAGCACCAGAGGCGGGGAGTTCCGATGGCCGGACGGCTTCGACGCGCTCCGGTCCCGTCGCTACGGCGAAGGGACGTTTTGGTACGGTCGCGCCGCCTCCACGTGCGAAGACGCACGATGACCGGACTTGAGAGCGAGGGATCACAAGTGCGCCGCGCCGTCTGCCCCGGGTCGTTCGACCCGATCACCAATGGACATCTCGACATCATCGCCCGTGCCTCCAAGCTGTACGACGAGGTCTATGTCGCGGTGATGATCAACCAGTCCAAGAAGGGCCTGTTCGAGATCGACGAGCGGATCGATCTGATCCGCCAGGTCACCCACGAGTTCGGGAACGTCCGGGTGGAGGCCTTCCACGGCCTTCTCGTCGACTTCTGCAAGGAGCGCGACATCCCCGCCATCGTCAAGGGCCTGCGCGCCGTCAGCGACTTCGACTACGAGCTCCAGATGGCCCAGATGAACAACGGCCTCTCCGGAGTGGAGACCCTGTTCGTGCCCACCAACCCCACCTACAGCTTCCTTTCGTCCTCGCTGGTCAAGGAGGTCGCGGCCTGGGGTGGAGACGTCTCCCACCTGGTGCCCCCGACCGTACTGGAGGCCCTGACCGGCCGCCTCAGGAAGGACTGAGCGGGACTTCGGCGGGCGCCCGGTGACCTGAGAGTCCGTCACCCGGTGTCGGGCGGCACGGGAGTGGTCGTACAGTCGAGCCGTCCGTCTCCAACACAGCTGTAGAGAGTGGCGAGCACACGGTGGACGTACAGAAGAAGCTGGACGAGATCGTTGCGATGGTCACCGGCGCCCGGTCGATGCCCATGTCGGCGTCGTGCGTGGTCAACCGTGCCGAGCTGCTCTCGATGCTGGAGGAGCTGCGCGAGGAGCTGCCCGACTCCCTGGCCCAGGCCCGGGAACTGATCGGCGACCGCGAGCAGATGGTCGAGCGGGCCCGTCAGGAGGCCGAGCGGATCATCGAGGGCGCGCACGCCGAGCGCGGCTCCCTGATCTCCGACACGGAGGTCGCCCGCCGCTCCCAGAACGAGGCCGACCGCATCCTGACCGAGGCCCGCCAGGAGGCCGAGGAGGTCCGCACCGAGGCCGACGACTACGTCGACTCCAAGCTCGCCAACTTCGAGGTCGTCCTCACCAAGACCCTCGGCTCGGTGGGCCGCGGCCGCGAGAAGCTCCTCGGCACCGGCCCCGGCCTCGACGAGCACGGTTACGAGGACGAGGACGCCCCCGAGCGCAGCCACGACCCCGAGACGCTGCGCCGCGACGCGGACGCCTATGTGGACGCCAAGCTCGGCGCCTTCGAGGCCGTCCTCGCCAAGACCCTGGATGCCGTGGGCAAGGGCCGCCAGAAGCTGCACGGCCGGATCGCCACCGACGACCTCGGCGCGCTCGCGGACGACACCACGACCCGCCAGCACTCCAGCGACGCCGACTATCTGGCCGACCTCGCGGCCCTGGCCGACCCCCCGGCCGGTGCCCCCGCGGCCCCGGCGCACACCCCGGAGCTCCCGACCAGGGTCCCCCCGGTCCAGCAGACCCCGGTCCCGGCCCAGCAGGCCGAGCCGGTCTACGCCCAGCAGCAGGACCCGTACGGCTATCAGCAGACCGACCAGTACGGCTATCAGCAGGCCTACGCCCAGCAGGACGCCTACGGCTATCAGCAGGCCGACCCCTACGCCGCCTACCCGCAGGCCCAGGCGTACGACCAGCAGGGCGGGTACGACCAGGGACAGGCCGGGCAGGGGTACGCCCAGAGCAACGACCTGGACGAGGCCAGCCTCTTCGACACCAGCATGATCAGCGCCGAGCAGCTGCGCGCCTACGAGCAGGGGCGCGGCGGCCACTGAGCGGTCCGGGCGCCCCGGCCGGCGGGGGCCGGGCGGCGCACCGGATTGGGCCGAGAGCGAAACGTCCAGTATCCTGGCTCTTCGGTCGCACGTACCCTTCGCGATCAGCGCTGCCCGGAACACCGCGGACAGCGTCCCCTCCGAGTCTCGACGACCGAAAGCAGGAACGGCCCTGAACGCCCGCCTCGACCACCGCAACCCCCTCGTGTTCGACACGCACGAGCTGGGGCGGCGTCCTGGTGCGCTGCGGCGCCTGTCCCGCACGGTCGACGCCCCGAAGGACCTCGGTGTCGCGGGTGTCGTCGGAGTGCCGGAAGGCGCCCCGGTGGAGCTCGGACTCCGGCTCGAGTCGGTCATGGACGGGGTGCTCGTCACGGGCACCGCCCGTGCATCGGCCGAGGGGGAGTGCGTAAGGTGTCTGGAGCCGCTGGAGCAAGAGCTCGAAGCGGACTTCCAGGAGTTGTTCTCGTACCCTGACGCCGACGACCGGGGCCGTGCCAGCACGGAGCCCGACGACGACGCCGAGGACGACGAGGACAGGCTCTTCCTCGAGGACGGCCTGTTCGACCTCGAACCTCTGCTGCGTGATGCGGTGGTGCTCGCACTGCCGATGCAGCCGGTGTGCCAGGAAGACTGCCTGGGCCTGTGCTCCGAGTGCGGAGCGCGGCTCACGGACGACCCGGATCACCACCATGACGCCGTCGACATCCGTTGGGCGGCACTGCAGGGAATCGCCGATTCACTCGAAGCCGGCGATAAGGACGAGATGAGCGGCGGCGCGCCTCGATCAGCACGCGCCGACGAGAAGCAGGAGAAGTAGCCGTGGCTGTTCCGAAGCGGAAGATGTCGCGCAGCAACACGCGCCACCGCCGGTCGCAGTGGAAGGCTGCGGTCCCCACTCTGGTTGCGTGCGAGCGCTGCCACGAGCCCAAGCAGCAGCACATCGCGTGCCCGTCGTGCGGCACCTACAACAAGCGCCAGGTCCTCGAGGTCTGAGCGGCTGGTGAGAGGTCTGATGACTGACGCCAAGAACGGTCCCCGTCGCGGCGGGGGTGGTCCGGCGGACAACACAGCCTCGTCCCACACGCTTCTGGAAGGGCGGCTCGGCTATCAGGTCGAGTCCGCCCTTCTGGTGCGTGCGCTGACGCATCGCTCGTACGCGTACGAGAACGGCGGTCTGCCGACGAACGAGCGCCTGGAGTTCCTCGGGGACTCCGTGCTCGGTCTCGTGGTCACCGACACGCTGTACCGCACCCACCCCGACCTGCCCGAGGGCCAGCTGGCCAAGCTGCGGGCCGCGGTGGTCAACTCGCGTGCGCTCGCCGAGGTGAGCCGCGGGCTCGACCTCGGCTCCTTCATCCGGCTCGGCCGGGGCGAGGAGGGCACAGGCGGCCGGGACAAGGCATCCATTCTCGCCGACACCCTCGAAGCGGTGATCGGCGCCGTCTATCTCGACCAGGGTCTGGAGGCGGCGGGGGAGCTGGTGCACCGCCTGTTCGACCCGCTGATCGAGAAGTCCTCGAATCTCGGTGCCGGCCTGGACTGGAAGACCAGCCTCCAGGAGCTGACCGCGACCGAGGGGCTCGGTGTTCCCGAGTACCTGGTCACGGAGACCGGCCCGGACCACGAGAAGACCTTTACTGCTGCCGCCCGCGTCGGAGGCGTCTCGTACGGCACCGGCACCGGCCGCAGCAAGAAGGAGGCGGAGCAGCAGGCCGCGGAGTCGGCCTGGCGCTCCATCCGAGCAGCCGCGGACGAGCGCGACAAGGCGGCGGCCGACGGGGGCGCGGACACCGCCTCGGCCCCGGCGAGCGGCCCGGCCACGGCCTGAATCCTTCTGAATCCTTCACCACGGACCCCGCCCGGCGATCACGCCGGGCGGGGTCCGTCGTCGTCGGCGGACGCCTTCCGCCACCGGGGCGCCCCTTGATCACGAGGTACCCTGCGGACATCGACCCGCTCACCCTTCCGGAGGAACCCCGTGCCCGAGCTGCCCGAGGTCGAGGTCGTGCGGCGCGGCCTGGAACGCTGGGTCGCCCGTCGGAGCGTCGCCGAGACCGAGGTGCTGCATCCGCGCGCCGTTCGCCGGCACCTCGCGGGCGGCGAGGACTTCGCGCACCGGCTGAAGGGACAGCGCCTCGGCACGCCCGCCCGGCGCGGCAAATACCTCTGGATCCCGGTGGAGGGCACCGGGACGGCGGTCCTGGCGCACCTCGGCATGAGCGGCCAGCTCCTCGTCCAGCCGGGTGAGGCCCCCGACGAGAAGCATCTGCGCATCCGGTTCCGGTTCGACGACGCGCTCGGCACCGAGCTGCGCTTCGTCGACCAGCGCACCTTCGGCGGCCTCTCGCTGCACGACACCGCCCAGGACGGGCTGCCCGACGTCATCGCGCACATCGCCCGCGACCCCCTCGACCCGCTCTTCGACGACGAGGCCTTCCATCAGGCGCTGCGCCGCAAGCGCAGCACCATCAAACGGGCCCTGCTCGACCAGTCCCTGATCAGCGGAGTCGGCAACATCTACGCGGACGAGGCGCTGTGGCGCTCCCGCGTCCACTACGAGCGCCCCACGGCGGGCTTCACCCGGCCGCACACCGCCGAACTCCTCGGCCATGTACGGGACGTGATGAGCGCCGCGCTGGCGGTGGGCGGCACCAGCTTCGACAGCCTCTATGTCAATGTCAACGGGGAGTCGGGCTACTTCGACCGGTCACTGGACGCCTACGGCCGTGAGGGGCTGCCCTGCCGGCGCTGCGGCACACCGTTGCGCCGCCGCCCCTGGATGAACCGGTCCAGCTATTTCTGCCCGAACTGCCAGCGCCCGCCCCGCGCCCCGTCCCGGCCCGCCGCTCGGTGAACCCGGGGCGGACCGGACGTCACGGTGAGGGCGACTCCTCCGGCCGGGCCTCGTCGTAGCGGCGGCGGGCGGCCAGGACGTCGTCCATGCGCCCCTCCACACTGCGGATCAGGGCCAGCAGCCGCTCGGCGACCTCGCGGCCCAGCGGGGTCAGCTCATAGTCCACCCGCGGCGGGTTCGTCGGCTGGGCCTCGCGGTGCACCAGACCGTCGCGCTCCAGGGCGTGCAGGGTCTGGGAGAGCATCTTCTCGCTGACGCCGTCGACCCGGCGGCGCAGCTCGTTGAAGCGGAGGGACCCCTCGTACAGGGCGCCGAGGGTGAGCGACCCCCAACGCCCCGTGACATGCTCCAGCGTGGCCCGCGACGGGCATGCCCGGGAGAACACGTCGTAGGGGAGGTCCTGCTCCGGGGCGGTGGCCATGGCCGAAGCGTACGCGACCACAGCGCTACCCAGCAGACCGCGCCCACCAGAA encodes:
- a CDS encoding ATP synthase F0 subunit B gives rise to the protein MDVQKKLDEIVAMVTGARSMPMSASCVVNRAELLSMLEELREELPDSLAQARELIGDREQMVERARQEAERIIEGAHAERGSLISDTEVARRSQNEADRILTEARQEAEEVRTEADDYVDSKLANFEVVLTKTLGSVGRGREKLLGTGPGLDEHGYEDEDAPERSHDPETLRRDADAYVDAKLGAFEAVLAKTLDAVGKGRQKLHGRIATDDLGALADDTTTRQHSSDADYLADLAALADPPAGAPAAPAHTPELPTRVPPVQQTPVPAQQAEPVYAQQQDPYGYQQTDQYGYQQAYAQQDAYGYQQADPYAAYPQAQAYDQQGGYDQGQAGQGYAQSNDLDEASLFDTSMISAEQLRAYEQGRGGH
- a CDS encoding winged helix-turn-helix transcriptional regulator — its product is MATAPEQDLPYDVFSRACPSRATLEHVTGRWGSLTLGALYEGSLRFNELRRRVDGVSEKMLSQTLHALERDGLVHREAQPTNPPRVDYELTPLGREVAERLLALIRSVEGRMDDVLAARRRYDEARPEESPSP
- the coaD gene encoding pantetheine-phosphate adenylyltransferase, whose product is MRRAVCPGSFDPITNGHLDIIARASKLYDEVYVAVMINQSKKGLFEIDERIDLIRQVTHEFGNVRVEAFHGLLVDFCKERDIPAIVKGLRAVSDFDYELQMAQMNNGLSGVETLFVPTNPTYSFLSSSLVKEVAAWGGDVSHLVPPTVLEALTGRLRKD
- the mutM gene encoding bifunctional DNA-formamidopyrimidine glycosylase/DNA-(apurinic or apyrimidinic site) lyase, which encodes MPELPEVEVVRRGLERWVARRSVAETEVLHPRAVRRHLAGGEDFAHRLKGQRLGTPARRGKYLWIPVEGTGTAVLAHLGMSGQLLVQPGEAPDEKHLRIRFRFDDALGTELRFVDQRTFGGLSLHDTAQDGLPDVIAHIARDPLDPLFDDEAFHQALRRKRSTIKRALLDQSLISGVGNIYADEALWRSRVHYERPTAGFTRPHTAELLGHVRDVMSAALAVGGTSFDSLYVNVNGESGYFDRSLDAYGREGLPCRRCGTPLRRRPWMNRSSYFCPNCQRPPRAPSRPAAR
- the rpmF gene encoding 50S ribosomal protein L32, whose translation is MAVPKRKMSRSNTRHRRSQWKAAVPTLVACERCHEPKQQHIACPSCGTYNKRQVLEV
- a CDS encoding YceD family protein, coding for MNARLDHRNPLVFDTHELGRRPGALRRLSRTVDAPKDLGVAGVVGVPEGAPVELGLRLESVMDGVLVTGTARASAEGECVRCLEPLEQELEADFQELFSYPDADDRGRASTEPDDDAEDDEDRLFLEDGLFDLEPLLRDAVVLALPMQPVCQEDCLGLCSECGARLTDDPDHHHDAVDIRWAALQGIADSLEAGDKDEMSGGAPRSARADEKQEK
- the rnc gene encoding ribonuclease III; translation: MTDAKNGPRRGGGGPADNTASSHTLLEGRLGYQVESALLVRALTHRSYAYENGGLPTNERLEFLGDSVLGLVVTDTLYRTHPDLPEGQLAKLRAAVVNSRALAEVSRGLDLGSFIRLGRGEEGTGGRDKASILADTLEAVIGAVYLDQGLEAAGELVHRLFDPLIEKSSNLGAGLDWKTSLQELTATEGLGVPEYLVTETGPDHEKTFTAAARVGGVSYGTGTGRSKKEAEQQAAESAWRSIRAAADERDKAAADGGADTASAPASGPATA
- the rsmD gene encoding 16S rRNA (guanine(966)-N(2))-methyltransferase RsmD, yielding MTRVIAGRAGGRRLAVPPGNGTRPTSDRAREGLFSTWQSLLGGPLEGEHVLDLYAGSGAVGLEALSRGAGHTLLVEADARAVRTVRENVRALGLPGAEVRAGKAEQIIHTAPPARPYDLVFLDPPYAVSDGDLREILLTLRSGGWLADDALVTVERSTRGGEFRWPDGFDALRSRRYGEGTFWYGRAASTCEDAR
- the recG gene encoding ATP-dependent DNA helicase RecG is translated as MDLVHALEEPLKNTLGPATAKVMAEHLGLHTVGDLLHHYPRRYEERGQLTHLADLPLDEHATVVAQVADARLHTFASSKAPRGKGQRLEVTITDGSGRLQLVFFGNGVHKPHKELLPGTRALFAGKVSVFNRRLQLAHPAYELLRGEDDAQAVDSWAGALIPLYPATAKLESWKIAKAVQTVLPSVQEAIDPLPDSLRDGRGLVSLPEALLKIHRPHTKADIADARSRLKWDEAFVLQVALARRRHADAQLPAVARVPGTDGLLTAFDARLPFTLTEGQRKVSGEIFDDLATEHPMHRLLQGEVGSGKTMVALRAMLAVVDAGGQAAMLAPTEVLAQQHHRSIVEMMGELAEGGMLGGSERATKVVLLTGSMGAAARRQALLDLVTGEAGIVIGTHALIEDKVRFHDLGLVVVDEQHRFGVEQRDALRGKGKQPPHLLVMTATPIPRTVAMTVFGDLETSVLDQLPAGRSPIASHVVPAADKPHFLARAWERVREEVVGGHQAYVVCPRIGDDLDEAAAKKAKKTPEDEAEKRPPLAVLDVAGHFAEGPLKGLRVEVLHGRMQPDDKDAVMRRFAAGETDVLVATTVIEVGVNVPNATAMVIMDADRFGVSQLHQLRGRVGRGSAPGLCLLVTEMPEASAARARLNSVAATLDGFELSRIDLEQRREGDVLGQAQSGARSSLRMLAVIDDEEIIAEAREEAAAVVAADPELQRLPGLRTALEALLDEEREQYLDKG